One genomic window of Manihot esculenta cultivar AM560-2 chromosome 16, M.esculenta_v8, whole genome shotgun sequence includes the following:
- the LOC110603945 gene encoding uncharacterized protein LOC110603945: MVASNPVAVGTRGTVGSLVRKEIEYFTNDSRRCGSRKPEGQMIDNDSSCIGCSRPCFWSLTLSWKRKNRRSNDSGFLPSICSAVQVAETINGIPGFSYRILKNDETES; encoded by the coding sequence ATGGTGGCATCCAATCCAGTTGCAGTAGGCACCAGGGGCACTGTAGGATCACTGGTGAGGAAAGAAATTGAGTACTTCACCAATGATTCCAGACGCTGTGGCTCCAGGAAACCTGAGGGACAGATGATTGATAATGATTCAAGCTGCATTGGTTGTTCAAGGCCTTGTTTTTGGTCCTTGACTTTGAGCTGGAAGAGAAAGAACAGAAGAAGCAATGATTCCGGATTCTTGCCAAGCATTTGCTCTGCTGTTCAAGTTGCAGAAACCATTAATGGGATTCCTGGGTTCAGTTATAGGATCCTCAAGAATGATGAGACAGAATCTTAG
- the LOC122722124 gene encoding uncharacterized protein LOC122722124 produces MVTFNSTASLAISSRMQTSPTFRKFSVANECHPSEIILLAGYLNNYAVHRLFSTCNIALSLHCVVLFATIFSGTYCASVMPLLSFPDNDILNAEDITHQSLASGVAEIVREQMFGGVAEASDLCLLALTGLLVSSARKRVAFQTRPGGQLGDTAREMLLMAMGVFLEIDAWDRALGDSVDRRIGEAHLEENLSATSDAWSNLAVPQEHSWSLQIELFTSREDDQPLPKGVLRIAAGPSEEGAELGEEDDGAVEAAGPQGGEEAGPPEGKLLPF; encoded by the exons ATGGTAACCTTTAACAGCACAGCTTCATTGGCAATCAGTTCAAGGATGCAAACATCTCCCACTTTTAGAAAATTCTCTGTTGCAAATGAATGCCATCCCTCTGAAATCATACTTTTAGCAGGATATTTGAATAATTATGCGGTCCACCGCTTGTTCTCAACCTGTAACATTGCATTGTCGCTGCATTGCGTTGTACTTTTCGCGACGATATTTAGCGGCACCTACTGCGCCTCGGTGATGCCTCTGCTTTCTTTCCCAGACAATGACATCCTGAATGCAGAGGACATCACCCATCAGTCCTTGGCGAGCGGGGTCGCTGAAATAGTCCGGGAGCAGATGTTTGGTGGTGTTGCGGAGGCCTCGGATCTTTGCCTGCTGGCTCTCACCGGCCTACTGGTCAGCTCTGCTCGAAAGCGGGTGGCCTTCCAAACTCGGCCCGGAGGGCAACTAGGGGATACCGCTAGGGAGATGCTCTTGATG GCGATGGGTGTTTTCTTGGAGATTGATGCCTGGGATCGTGCTCTTGGGGACTCAGTGGACCGCCGTATTGGGGAGGCGCATCTCGAGGAGAACCTGTCGGCGACTAGCGATGCCTGGAGCAATCTTGCGGTTCCTCAAGAACACTCCTGGTCCCTCCAGATAgagctatttacttcgagggaGGATGATCAGCCTTTGCCCAAAGGGGTGCTTCGCATTGCAGCTGGGCCTTCTGAGGAGGGTGCCGAGCTGGGAGAGGAGGATGACGGGGCTGTCGAGGCTGCTGGACCTCAAGGGGGAGAGGAAGCAGGGCCCCCAGAGGGGAAATTGCTCCCTTTCTGA